The Blastocatellia bacterium genome includes a region encoding these proteins:
- the uxaC gene encoding glucuronate isomerase has translation MAKANRAKITLSADRYFDPDPRQRALARRLYDEVAGAPLVCPHGHVDPRLFADPDYSFGTPADLLLIPDHYIFRMLYSQGVALERLGIARRDGGEVEGDHRRIWQLFADHFYLFRGTPTGAWLAHELHDVFGITDRLTAESAQDIYDQIAACLTQPEFRPRRLFERFNIDVLATTDAASDSLEHHRAIRESGWTGRVVPTFRPDGVVNIDRPGWRDNINDLSRASRMEVTSYRRLIAALEDRRAYFKAMGATATDHAALTPYTEVLSDDEAEAIFARALQGEASSDDARRFTGHLLIESARMSAEDGLVMQFHPGSYRDHNRALFERFGMDKGADIPLATEYTRNLRPLLERFGNDARLQLILFTLDETSYARELAPLAGHYPAVKLGPPWWFHDSINGMRRYRDQVMETAGLYNTVGFNDDTRAFPSIPARHDLARRVDADWLAGLVVRGVIDLSDAEEMIHDLAYRLAKQAYKFD, from the coding sequence ATGGCGAAAGCAAACCGCGCAAAGATCACCCTGTCGGCAGACCGCTATTTCGATCCTGACCCGCGGCAGCGAGCGCTCGCCCGCCGCCTCTATGACGAAGTCGCCGGCGCGCCGCTCGTCTGCCCGCACGGTCACGTTGACCCGCGACTATTTGCCGATCCCGATTACTCGTTCGGCACGCCCGCGGATTTGCTGCTCATCCCCGATCATTACATCTTCCGCATGCTCTATTCGCAGGGCGTCGCGCTGGAACGGCTGGGCATTGCGCGCCGCGACGGCGGCGAAGTCGAAGGCGATCACCGCCGCATCTGGCAGCTCTTCGCCGATCACTTCTATCTATTTCGCGGCACGCCGACGGGCGCGTGGCTGGCGCACGAGCTTCATGATGTATTCGGCATCACAGACCGCTTGACCGCGGAATCGGCGCAGGACATCTATGACCAGATTGCCGCCTGCCTTACACAGCCAGAGTTCCGCCCGCGCCGCCTGTTCGAGCGCTTCAACATCGACGTGCTGGCGACGACCGATGCGGCGAGCGATTCACTGGAACACCATCGGGCCATCCGCGAATCGGGCTGGACGGGTAGAGTCGTGCCGACCTTCCGCCCCGATGGCGTTGTGAACATAGACCGCCCCGGCTGGCGCGACAACATCAACGACTTGAGCCGCGCGAGCCGTATGGAAGTCACCAGCTATCGCCGTTTGATTGCGGCGCTCGAAGACCGGCGCGCTTATTTCAAAGCGATGGGCGCGACCGCCACGGATCATGCGGCGCTGACGCCTTACACCGAAGTATTGTCGGACGACGAGGCCGAAGCGATCTTCGCGCGGGCATTGCAGGGTGAGGCAAGCAGTGACGATGCGCGGCGCTTCACCGGGCACCTGTTGATCGAGAGCGCTCGCATGAGCGCCGAAGACGGGCTGGTGATGCAGTTTCATCCCGGCTCGTACCGCGACCACAACCGCGCGCTGTTCGAGCGCTTCGGCATGGACAAAGGCGCGGACATCCCCCTGGCGACAGAGTACACGCGCAACCTTCGTCCCTTGCTTGAACGCTTCGGCAACGACGCGCGGCTCCAGCTGATCCTCTTCACGCTCGACGAGACCAGCTACGCCAGAGAGCTTGCGCCGCTGGCGGGTCATTACCCTGCGGTGAAGCTCGGCCCGCCCTGGTGGTTTCACGACAGCATCAACGGCATGCGGCGTTACCGCGATCAGGTGATGGAGACCGCAGGGCTCTACAACACCGTCGGCTTCAACGACGACACGCGGGCGTTTCCTTCGATCCCGGCGCGGCACGACCTGGCGCGGCGCGTGGATGCGGACTGGCTGGCGGGGCTGGTGGTGCGCGGCGTGATTGATCTGAGTGACGCCGAAGAGATGATTCACGATCTGGCTTACCGCCTGGCAAAGCAGGCGTACAAGTTCGATTGA